In Bosea sp. PAMC 26642, the DNA window TTGCCAGACATGGTTGCTCAGCGAGTGGAGCGAGTTTCGTCGGCGCTTCAAGCATACGGTTGAGAACGCTTGGGGCAACCAGATGCTGTTTCTCCCCTCAGAAGGGCATTCGGCCGATAGCAAACTTAGCGATGCGGACTTCAAACGGCTTGTTGGCAACCCAAAGATGCCTGCTCACGTTCAGGGGGCGCTAGAGATCGATCTGGTGGAGACCGCTGAGGCGGCTCAAGCGGTGATCGAGGTGATCAATCTCAAGCGAGCTGGCACGCGTTTTCGCGATCAAATGACGCGCATCTCGAACGAAAGCGTGCAGTTCACACATCGGGAATTCAAGTTCGGAAAGTCACGAAGCGTCGACGGCAAGACCGGTCAGATCACTGCTGCGCACGAGGTGGGGCACTGGCTTCGCGGCCCCACACAGCGGGTATTTGAGCACATCGATAGACAAGCGATGCTTAAGAAGGGGAAAGCAGACGCCAGCGTGCCGAAGAAAGTCCTAGACCGGATGCAATATGGCGAAACGCTAGGTCGATACTATTCACTGATGGGAGGAGGAAGCGTTGTCGGAGACCACGAGGCCGGCCCCTGGATGGAGCGGCTAGCCAAGCATACACACCTGACCGGCGGATGGGTCTTCGTTCACAAGCAGCATTTTCACTGGAGCGTCGGGGACATCTCGCCGAGGCAGAAGCGCTTGCTGGGCAGTTGATCACGTTACCGTTCACGCTGACTGAGCTCTGGCCTGCTGCCGGTTTCGTGGACACCGAGATTGGGTGTTTCATGAAGGCCCACGGTCTGCTCCTGCAGCGCCATGCCGGCGGCGTCGAGGCGCGTCGTCACGATGGCCACATCGCAGTCGATCAATCCAACCTTGCGCTGGTGCTCGGACGGCTTCGAACTCGGCTGCGACAACGGCGAGAAGGTCCGTGTCGCCTTCGAAGCATCAGGTGGACATGCTCGCACGCGTTTCTCCCGCTCGACCGACGGTTTCACCCGTCGCCTTCGACGAACAGGCGGCGCACCGGCACATCAAGCGCCGCCGCGAGGCGATCGAGAGCATCGCCGGCGAGGCGCCCGAGGAGGCCTGATCCCATGTCCCGCCGCGATTACGGTGCTGCTGCTCTGCCTGCAGCTCAAGGAGATCACGCTCGGCGCGGCGCTGGTGTTCTGCTTCTCGATCGGGCTCGCCATCACGCTGGTCAAAGTCGGCGCCGCCGCCACCATCAGCATGCGCCATGCGTCGAGCCGGTTCACCTGGCTTTCCACGCTCGCCCGGCGCGCGCCTTATTCTCCGGCGGACTGATCATCGCGGTCAGGCTCTACGTCGCCATCCATGGCTGGCTCGCGCTTCCCCGCGCTGCCGGCCTCTGAGGGAGCAGCCCATGCTCGCCGTTCTCGCCATCCGCACCTATGCCCGGCTTTTCCTCGCGCAGGTCATCGCTTTGCTGGGCACGGGGCTGCTGACGGTCGCGCTCGGGCTACTCCCCTTCAACCTCGCCGGCTACAAGGCCGGTACGGTGCTTGGCACGGCGCTCGCGATCAAGATGATCGCCTACGTCACCGTCGCGCCCGTCGTCGGCGCCTTCGCGGCTCAGTTGCCGCGCAAGGCCTTTCTGATCGCGATTGGATATGGTCCGGGCGGTGATCGTGTGATTCAGCACCTAAGCGTGACCCCACATCAAAATATCAACTAAGTCATTCAATTTATGAGGTTATTTTATTTGGGAAAGGGGTAACGCGCGACGCCGGGCGTGACCCTTTTGCGAACGCAAATTCGCCATTGAAGTCAGTGAGTTAAAGGCAGAACTCGCGGGGTCAATGTTCGGCGCCTCCTCACAATTGTGGGCCTCCCGTCGTGCGCTTTCGCAGCCCCGGAGCGGCAAGCTCTCAGCCACACTCACTCAGCACAGGGAGATATTGCGCTATGGGGGATGCAATTGACGCGAGTTTCTGGTCATCGTATTGGTATGACCAGAAAAAGAAGATGTGAGCTTGGGATGGACGTTCAAGCTGTCGAGGGAACGAAGGGGTTCGCGAAGGTTTTCACCTTCCTGCGCGAACGCCTTTTGGATGGCACCCTAAAGCCAGGCGACCGGGTGATCGCCGAACGTGAGCTCGCGACGCAGCTCGGCGTCAGCCGTCCGATTGTGCGCGAGGCGCTGCGCGCGCTTCACATGCTAGGCATCGTCGAGATCCGGGATCGCATCGGCACTGTCGTCAAGCGACCCGACATCTCCATGCTGAAGGACTTCTTCGCACTGGCGCTGGCGCAACAGGCCGATCTCATCGACGACGTCATGGAAGCTCGCATCGCGATCGAATGCCAAGCGGTTCGCCTGGCCTGCGAGCGCGCCATGATCGCTGATTTCGAGCGACTGCAGCGGTCGCTGGTGCGGATCGGCGCGACGATGGACGAAGCCGATGCCGGCAGCGTCGCAGATTTCGACTTTCACCGCGCCATCGTTTTGGCTTCTCGATCGGAGACGCTCTGCGTCCTGCACGACTCGATGGCGGCGCTGCTCACACGCTCGCACCGCAGCCGGCGCGAGCTGGTGCAGATGTTCGGATCGATGAAGAGTTATCTCATCGACGACCACAAGCGGGTCTTCGATGCCATTGTGGCCCGCGATCCCGATCGCGCCGAGAGCACACTGCGGCGGCATTTCGCTATCGGCGACGAATACAGGCGCCGCGCGGCGCTCGGGGACGGAGACAGGATCGAGGCCAACGCCAGCTAGGATACGTGCTCGGAGGCGCGTCACGCGAGCCGGCATCCGCTTCGCGCAACGACTTTCAAGCGTTAAAAAGAGAAAAGACCATGGGACGAGATGACAAGGGACGCGTCGGCTTCATCGGGCTCGGCACGATGGGGCGCCAGATGGCGCGCAATCTGATCGAGGCGGGATACGCCGTCACGGCGTTCGACGTCGTCGGCAGCGCTGTCGATGCGGCTGTGGCCGCAGGCGCGACCGCAGCGACGAACCCAGCTGAGGCAGCCGAGGGCGCCGACATCGCCATCACCATGCTGCCCGACACGCCGCAGGTCGAAGAGGTCATCTATGGCGAGCAGGGGCTGCTGGCATTTCCGCCCGCCGGGCGGCTCATCGTCGACATGAGCACGATCTCGCCAGTCGCGGTCCGCCGCATCCATGCCGACCTCAAGGCGGCAGGCACCGATTTCGTCGACGCGCCGGTGTCCGGCGGGCCGCTTGGTGCCAAGAACGCGGCGCTCTCTATCATGGCCGGCGGGGAGCCGGAGGCCTTCGCTCGCGCCGAACCCTATTTCAGGGCCATGGGGACGACGATCACCCATGTCGGCGCGGCAGGGGCCGGTCAGGCGGTCAAGCTCTGCAACCAGTTGATCTGCGGCATCAACATCCAGGCAATCTGCGAGGCGATGGCGCTCGGGCGCGCCTCCGGCGTCGATCTCGAGCAGTTGCGCAACGTCCTGCTCGGCGGCTCGGCTGCATCCTGGATGCTGGACAAGCTGGGGCCCGCCATGATCGCGGGCGACGTCGGCGCCGGTTTCCGGATCGATCTAATGCTGAA includes these proteins:
- a CDS encoding HoxN/HupN/NixA family nickel/cobalt transporter codes for the protein MPCPAAITVLLLCLQLKEITLGAALVFCFSIGLAITLVKVGAAATISMRHASSRFTWLSTLARRAPYSPAD
- a CDS encoding FadR/GntR family transcriptional regulator, translated to MDVQAVEGTKGFAKVFTFLRERLLDGTLKPGDRVIAERELATQLGVSRPIVREALRALHMLGIVEIRDRIGTVVKRPDISMLKDFFALALAQQADLIDDVMEARIAIECQAVRLACERAMIADFERLQRSLVRIGATMDEADAGSVADFDFHRAIVLASRSETLCVLHDSMAALLTRSHRSRRELVQMFGSMKSYLIDDHKRVFDAIVARDPDRAESTLRRHFAIGDEYRRRAALGDGDRIEANAS
- a CDS encoding NAD(P)-dependent oxidoreductase, whose protein sequence is MGRDDKGRVGFIGLGTMGRQMARNLIEAGYAVTAFDVVGSAVDAAVAAGATAATNPAEAAEGADIAITMLPDTPQVEEVIYGEQGLLAFPPAGRLIVDMSTISPVAVRRIHADLKAAGTDFVDAPVSGGPLGAKNAALSIMAGGEPEAFARAEPYFRAMGTTITHVGAAGAGQAVKLCNQLICGINIQAICEAMALGRASGVDLEQLRNVLLGGSAASWMLDKLGPAMIAGDVGAGFRIDLMLKDLRLVQEQAQALSVPLPGTALVTSQYIEARAHGEGANGNQALFRVYDRMTNRA